The following coding sequences are from one Novosphingobium sp. KACC 22771 window:
- the wecC gene encoding UDP-N-acetyl-D-mannosamine dehydrogenase, which translates to MKSDKKPDVCVVGLGYIGLPTAAIVARSGCRVRGIDVSQKVVDTINRGEIHIEEVDLDGLVHAVVGRGLLTASLEVAPADVFVIAVPTPFGPDHEPDVSYVLTAARSIAPVLKHGDVVILESTSPVGTTEQIRDLFAEMRPDLKIPGLTRDTPDVSIAYCPERVLPGRILHELTENDRSIGGITPRCARKAVGFYKIFVRGQCIATDARSAEMTKLVENAYRDVNIAFANELSIVADRMGLDVWEVIKLANRHPRVNILSPGPGVGGHCIAVDPWFIVSSAPAETPLIRTARGVNDGKIHHVIAKADELIAAHPNARIAALGLAFKANIDDFRESPARLVAATLARKYRERMSIVEPYATALPREFEGTGATQIDLDEALEECDILLVLVDHDSFRQVPLAERAGKIVYDTRGIWPDQPKGGVEVSEGLRLVG; encoded by the coding sequence ATGAAATCGGACAAGAAGCCTGACGTTTGTGTGGTGGGGCTGGGGTATATCGGCCTGCCCACGGCTGCGATTGTCGCCCGGTCGGGCTGTCGCGTGCGCGGGATCGACGTCAGCCAGAAGGTGGTGGACACGATCAACCGCGGCGAAATCCATATTGAGGAAGTCGATCTGGACGGCCTCGTGCATGCGGTCGTCGGGCGCGGGCTGCTGACGGCCTCGCTGGAGGTGGCGCCTGCCGATGTGTTTGTCATCGCCGTGCCCACGCCCTTTGGCCCCGATCATGAGCCGGATGTGTCCTATGTGCTGACCGCCGCGCGTTCCATCGCGCCGGTGCTCAAGCATGGCGATGTGGTGATCCTCGAATCGACGTCGCCTGTCGGCACGACCGAGCAGATCCGCGATCTGTTTGCCGAAATGCGCCCGGATCTCAAGATCCCCGGTCTGACGCGCGACACGCCCGATGTGTCGATCGCCTATTGCCCGGAACGCGTGCTTCCGGGGCGCATCCTGCACGAGCTGACCGAGAATGACCGCTCGATCGGCGGGATCACGCCGCGTTGCGCGCGCAAGGCGGTGGGCTTCTACAAGATCTTTGTGCGCGGCCAGTGCATCGCCACGGACGCCCGCAGCGCGGAAATGACCAAGCTGGTCGAAAACGCCTATCGCGACGTGAACATCGCCTTTGCCAACGAACTCTCCATCGTCGCCGACCGCATGGGACTGGACGTGTGGGAAGTCATCAAGCTGGCCAACCGCCATCCGCGCGTGAACATCCTTTCGCCCGGCCCCGGCGTGGGCGGCCATTGCATCGCGGTCGATCCGTGGTTCATTGTGTCGAGCGCGCCGGCTGAAACCCCGCTGATCCGCACCGCGCGGGGCGTCAACGATGGCAAGATCCACCACGTTATCGCCAAGGCTGACGAGCTGATCGCCGCGCATCCCAATGCCCGCATCGCGGCGCTGGGTCTGGCGTTCAAAGCCAATATCGACGATTTCCGCGAGAGCCCGGCGCGCCTTGTCGCCGCCACCCTCGCGCGCAAATATCGCGAGCGGATGAGCATCGTCGAACCCTATGCCACCGCCCTGCCCCGCGAGTTCGAAGGCACCGGCGCGACCCAGATCGACCTCGACGAGGCGCTGGAGGAATGCGACATCCTGCTCGTCCTCGTCGATCACGATTCCTTCCGCCAAGTGCCGCTGGCCGAGCGTGCGGGCAAGATCGTCTATGACACGCGCGGGATCTGGCCGGATCAGCCCAAGGGTGGGGTTGAAGTGAGCGAGGGGTTGCGGTTGGTGGGGTGA
- the wecB gene encoding non-hydrolyzing UDP-N-acetylglucosamine 2-epimerase, with amino-acid sequence MTEVPAKILVIFGTRPEAIKLFTVVEALKQDPRFEPIVCVSAQHRAMLDQVLEIAGITPDHDLDLMRPNQTLDGLTAALLTELGAVMDKVQPDRVIVQGDTATAMAGALAAYYRKLPVDHVEAGLRSGNIYHPWPEEVNRKIIGGIASLHFAPTTTSEAALLRENVSVDRVHVTGNTVIDALHWVLARIEAQPSLAAGLDDLAKRFKGKRIIGVTSHRRENFGEGMENIASAIRQIAERPDTAIIFPVHLNPNVRAVMNERLAGLDNVALIEPLDYPHFARLLSMAEIMLTDSGGVQEEAPALGKPVLVMRETTERPEGVVAGTARLVGTDSSRIVSEIFSLLDDKAAYEAMARAHNPFGDGQSSRRIMDALAQEVWGA; translated from the coding sequence ATGACCGAAGTTCCGGCCAAGATCCTTGTTATTTTCGGCACCCGTCCCGAAGCGATCAAGCTATTCACTGTGGTGGAGGCTCTAAAACAGGACCCGCGATTCGAGCCCATCGTCTGCGTTTCGGCCCAGCATCGCGCGATGCTGGATCAGGTGCTGGAAATTGCCGGGATCACGCCCGATCACGACCTTGACCTGATGCGCCCGAATCAGACGCTTGATGGCCTGACCGCCGCGCTTTTGACCGAATTGGGCGCCGTGATGGACAAGGTGCAGCCCGACCGCGTGATCGTTCAGGGCGATACGGCCACCGCGATGGCGGGCGCGCTGGCGGCCTATTACCGCAAATTGCCGGTCGATCATGTCGAGGCGGGCCTGCGCTCGGGCAATATCTATCACCCATGGCCCGAAGAAGTGAACCGCAAGATCATCGGCGGCATCGCCTCTTTGCATTTTGCGCCGACCACCACCAGCGAGGCGGCGCTGCTGCGCGAGAACGTTAGCGTGGATCGGGTCCATGTTACGGGCAACACCGTAATCGACGCGCTGCATTGGGTGCTGGCGCGAATCGAGGCGCAGCCCTCGCTGGCCGCCGGGCTGGATGACCTGGCCAAGCGCTTCAAGGGCAAGCGGATCATCGGCGTCACCAGCCACCGCCGCGAGAATTTCGGCGAAGGCATGGAAAACATCGCCAGCGCCATCCGCCAGATTGCCGAGCGCCCCGATACGGCGATCATCTTCCCCGTGCATCTCAATCCCAATGTGCGCGCGGTGATGAATGAGCGGCTGGCGGGCCTCGATAATGTCGCGCTGATCGAGCCGCTCGATTATCCGCATTTCGCGCGTTTGCTGTCTATGGCCGAAATCATGCTGACCGATTCGGGCGGGGTGCAGGAAGAAGCGCCTGCGCTGGGCAAACCGGTTCTGGTGATGCGCGAAACGACCGAGCGGCCCGAGGGCGTTGTTGCGGGCACGGCGCGGCTGGTAGGCACCGATTCTTCGCGTATCGTTTCCGAAATCTTCAGCCTTCTTGACGATAAGGCCGCCTACGAAGCCATGGCGCGCGCCCATAACCCGTTCGGGGATGGGCAGTCTTCGCGCCGCATCATGGACGCACTGGCGCAGGAGGTATGGGGCGCATGA
- a CDS encoding nucleotide sugar dehydrogenase: protein MYSKVAVGDAAPVSLGSVDAAQRVTRVVVVGLGYVGLPLAVALAGKFETVGLDIDQRRIDELNTGHDRTGEIDRDRLAASTLALAADPQVCPPADYYIVTVPTPIDGANRPDLRMVEAASRTVGAMLPAAIAEGRVPVVVYESTVYPGVTEDICAPILEAHSGLLCGKDFFLGYSPERINPGDREHTIDKITKVVSGQTPEVLDRVAHLYGSVTSGGTFRAASIKAAEAAKVIENAQRDINIAFMNEIAQIFNKLDISIWDVLAAARTKWNFLPFAPGLVGGHCIGVDPYYLSHRAEQLGLDPRVILAGRGINDSMAGWVAKELHKARGNKTGSVLMLGLTFKENIPDLRNSKVADLVSALGRLGHGVAVHDPHADADEAMHEYGIPLVHDALDRTYDMVVLAVPHREYYEMGGEALRGLLNAGGTLADLKGELGDAADWTL, encoded by the coding sequence ATGTATTCCAAGGTGGCGGTGGGTGACGCCGCGCCTGTATCGCTTGGTTCTGTGGATGCGGCCCAGCGCGTGACGCGCGTGGTGGTGGTCGGGCTGGGCTATGTCGGCCTGCCGCTGGCTGTGGCGCTGGCGGGCAAATTCGAGACGGTCGGGCTGGATATTGATCAGCGCCGCATCGATGAACTGAACACCGGCCATGACCGCACCGGCGAAATCGACCGCGACCGGCTGGCCGCCAGCACGCTGGCGCTGGCCGCCGATCCGCAGGTCTGCCCCCCGGCCGATTATTACATCGTGACCGTGCCCACGCCCATCGACGGCGCGAATCGCCCCGATCTGCGCATGGTCGAGGCGGCAAGCCGCACCGTGGGCGCGATGCTGCCCGCCGCGATTGCGGAAGGGCGCGTGCCGGTGGTGGTCTATGAAAGCACCGTCTATCCCGGTGTGACCGAGGATATTTGCGCCCCCATCCTTGAGGCGCATTCGGGGCTGCTGTGCGGCAAGGACTTCTTCCTTGGCTATAGCCCCGAACGCATCAACCCGGGCGACCGCGAACACACGATCGACAAGATCACCAAGGTCGTTTCGGGCCAGACCCCCGAAGTGCTCGACCGCGTGGCGCATCTCTATGGCAGCGTGACCAGCGGCGGCACCTTCCGCGCGGCCAGCATCAAGGCCGCCGAAGCCGCCAAGGTGATTGAAAACGCCCAGCGCGACATCAACATCGCCTTCATGAACGAGATCGCCCAGATCTTTAACAAGCTCGACATCTCGATCTGGGATGTGCTGGCGGCGGCGCGGACCAAGTGGAACTTCCTGCCCTTCGCACCCGGCCTTGTGGGTGGGCATTGCATCGGGGTCGATCCCTATTACCTCTCGCACCGGGCCGAACAGTTGGGTCTCGATCCGCGTGTGATCCTGGCCGGGCGGGGCATCAACGATTCGATGGCCGGATGGGTGGCCAAGGAATTGCACAAGGCGCGTGGGAACAAGACCGGCAGCGTCCTCATGCTGGGCCTGACCTTCAAGGAAAATATCCCCGACCTGCGCAATTCCAAGGTCGCCGATCTGGTCTCGGCGCTGGGCCGTCTGGGCCATGGCGTGGCGGTCCACGACCCCCATGCCGATGCCGATGAGGCGATGCATGAATATGGCATCCCGCTGGTCCACGATGCGCTTGATCGGACCTACGACATGGTCGTCCTGGCTGTGCCCCATCGCGAATATTACGAAATGGGCGGCGAGGCTCTGCGCGGGCTGTTGAACGCGGGCGGTACGCTGGCTGATCTTAAGGGTGAGTTGGGGGATGCGGCGGATTGGACGCTGTGA
- a CDS encoding acyltransferase family protein — MTATGQTLSMPNFARTTPPVRGRLLWLDAARGIAAIAVMCYHFDDLLHLRPLLKSAYLAVDLFFMMSGFVLCHSYEQKLLSGQLSVRRYLLSRFLRLYPTYIVATMLGLFYYVGKIALNADDAPGVLALLKILSSNILFIPVVVDNLVPTGMFPFAPSSWSLATEVIASILFALFLVRAGGRLLGACIVLFGLVFCVFVAEHRIFDLGWGIANFIPGIFRTLFEFSFGIALYRIAKSGKIGIRLDPAVFLALVTIVLVFGVYENIVISALCAFVLFPMFILSAAGKSICGFRQVLFHELGRISYAVYLLHAPMLLWVVGAYKVITKGDPFAGDARWLGCMLVLCVLMASYIVVRWIDEPVRAWIGDKLRASRQRI; from the coding sequence ATGACTGCGACAGGCCAAACTCTGTCTATGCCGAATTTTGCGCGGACCACTCCTCCGGTCCGGGGGCGCCTGCTATGGCTCGATGCGGCACGCGGCATCGCGGCCATTGCTGTTATGTGCTATCATTTCGATGATCTGCTGCATCTCCGTCCACTGCTGAAATCGGCCTACCTGGCGGTCGATCTGTTTTTTATGATGAGTGGGTTCGTCCTGTGTCATTCCTATGAGCAGAAATTGCTTTCCGGCCAGTTGAGCGTCAGAAGATACCTGCTGAGCAGATTCTTGCGCCTCTACCCAACCTATATTGTCGCAACGATGTTAGGGCTTTTCTATTACGTGGGCAAGATTGCGCTTAACGCCGACGACGCGCCTGGCGTTCTGGCCTTGTTGAAAATCCTTTCGTCCAATATACTTTTCATCCCTGTTGTGGTGGACAATCTGGTGCCGACAGGTATGTTTCCTTTCGCGCCCAGCAGCTGGTCATTGGCCACCGAGGTAATTGCCAGCATTTTGTTTGCACTGTTCCTGGTCCGCGCGGGCGGGCGCCTGTTGGGCGCGTGCATTGTCCTGTTTGGACTGGTTTTCTGCGTCTTCGTTGCCGAACATCGGATCTTCGATCTTGGATGGGGCATCGCCAATTTCATCCCCGGTATCTTCCGAACCCTGTTTGAATTTTCGTTTGGGATCGCGCTTTATCGCATCGCCAAGAGCGGTAAGATCGGGATAAGGCTGGACCCGGCTGTTTTTCTGGCATTGGTTACAATTGTGCTGGTATTCGGAGTGTATGAAAATATTGTCATTTCTGCGCTCTGCGCTTTTGTATTATTTCCCATGTTCATTCTCAGTGCGGCTGGAAAATCAATCTGCGGTTTTCGGCAAGTTCTGTTTCACGAACTTGGCCGCATATCCTATGCTGTCTATCTTCTTCATGCCCCAATGCTCTTATGGGTGGTCGGGGCTTATAAGGTAATCACTAAAGGCGATCCATTCGCGGGAGATGCGCGTTGGCTCGGCTGCATGCTTGTCCTTTGCGTGCTGATGGCCAGTTATATCGTCGTCCGATGGATTGATGAACCTGTCCGGGCTTGGATCGGCGACAAGTTGCGCGCGTCTCGTCAGCGGATCTAG
- a CDS encoding thermonuclease family protein, with product MSQRWDDEWAAAMPKRGRSRRKPGIGVVFAVVLLLMAISVVSTRWRQWSAPQPAGVTASDLKPGAQDRESARFALCKGKVRVTCVVDGDTIWYQGEKIRIADINAPEISHPQCDYEEQLGDKARDRLMGLLNAGAFSVVSEGSRDTDKYGRKLRDITRGGKSLGDVLVSEGLAERWTGHRRDWCH from the coding sequence ATGAGCCAGCGTTGGGATGATGAATGGGCCGCCGCCATGCCCAAGCGCGGGCGGTCAAGGCGCAAGCCGGGTATCGGCGTGGTCTTCGCCGTCGTGCTGCTGCTGATGGCGATCAGCGTGGTCAGCACGCGCTGGCGGCAATGGAGCGCGCCGCAACCGGCGGGCGTGACGGCATCGGACCTGAAACCCGGCGCGCAGGACCGCGAATCGGCCCGCTTTGCCCTGTGCAAGGGCAAGGTGCGTGTCACCTGCGTCGTCGATGGTGACACGATATGGTATCAAGGCGAGAAGATCCGCATCGCCGACATCAACGCCCCCGAAATCAGCCACCCCCAATGCGACTATGAGGAGCAGTTGGGCGACAAGGCCCGCGACCGGCTGATGGGCCTGCTCAATGCGGGCGCCTTTTCGGTGGTGAGCGAGGGCAGCCGCGATACCGACAAATATGGCCGCAAATTGCGCGACATTACGCGGGGCGGCAAAAGCCTCGGCGACGTGCTGGTCAGCGAAGGCTTGGCCGAGCGGTGGACCGGGCATCGGCGGGATTGGTGTCATTGA
- a CDS encoding NupC/NupG family nucleoside CNT transporter, translating to MPIIHSLLGMLLILGIAFALSSNRRAVRPRVVLAAFGLQAGLAALVLYVPAGNAALQVVAGGVSSLLAYAHSGVDFLFGPLAKPEIGGASFAISALPVIIFFASLISILYYLRIMPLVIRWIGGGLEKLTGISRIESLCAASNIFVGQSEAPLVIRPYLAALSPAQLFCVMTVGMAGVAGTILAAYASMGIRIDYLVAAAFMSAPGGICMAKIMMPDPRTPPPVDGDLPDNIAPPAGLAAAALNRADVTHQPGVHVDEPVPQAHDEERPANIIMAASEGAQTGVKLAVAVGAMVLAFVALVALANGIVGGIGHWVGIPDLSFQKLLGYLFAPIFSLLGAPTWAEAMRAGGMFGTKIVLNEFVSFIDLGQARELSAKTVAIVTFALCGFANFSSIAIQMAVTGSLAPNQRPLIAKLGLKALAAGALSNLMSAALAGLFLSL from the coding sequence ATGCCGATTATCCATAGCCTGCTGGGAATGCTGCTCATTCTGGGGATCGCCTTTGCGCTCTCGTCCAACCGGCGCGCGGTGCGGCCAAGAGTGGTGCTGGCCGCCTTCGGGCTTCAGGCGGGGCTGGCGGCGCTGGTGCTGTATGTTCCGGCGGGCAATGCCGCGCTTCAGGTTGTGGCGGGCGGGGTTTCCTCGCTGCTGGCCTATGCGCATTCGGGGGTCGATTTCCTGTTCGGCCCACTGGCCAAGCCAGAGATCGGCGGGGCCAGCTTTGCCATTTCGGCGCTGCCCGTCATCATCTTCTTCGCCTCGCTGATCTCGATCCTCTATTATCTGCGCATCATGCCGCTGGTGATCCGCTGGATCGGGGGCGGCCTTGAAAAGCTGACGGGCATCAGCCGGATCGAATCTTTGTGCGCGGCCAGCAACATCTTCGTCGGCCAATCCGAGGCGCCGCTGGTGATCCGACCCTATCTGGCCGCGCTCTCGCCAGCGCAATTGTTCTGCGTGATGACCGTGGGCATGGCGGGCGTGGCGGGCACGATTCTGGCCGCTTATGCCAGCATGGGCATCCGCATCGACTATCTGGTGGCGGCCGCCTTCATGTCGGCGCCGGGCGGGATCTGCATGGCCAAGATCATGATGCCCGATCCGCGCACGCCGCCGCCGGTCGATGGCGATCTGCCCGACAATATCGCGCCGCCTGCCGGTTTGGCCGCCGCGGCGCTCAACCGCGCCGATGTGACGCATCAGCCCGGCGTGCATGTGGACGAACCCGTGCCCCAGGCCCATGACGAAGAACGCCCCGCCAATATCATCATGGCCGCCAGCGAAGGCGCGCAGACCGGCGTGAAGCTGGCCGTGGCCGTGGGCGCGATGGTGCTGGCCTTTGTGGCGCTGGTGGCGCTGGCCAATGGCATCGTGGGGGGCATCGGGCATTGGGTCGGCATTCCCGACCTCTCGTTCCAGAAACTGCTGGGCTATCTGTTTGCCCCGATCTTCAGCCTGCTGGGCGCGCCGACATGGGCCGAGGCAATGCGCGCGGGCGGCATGTTCGGCACCAAGATCGTGCTCAACGAATTCGTCTCCTTCATCGATCTGGGTCAGGCCAGGGAATTGTCGGCCAAGACCGTCGCCATCGTCACCTTTGCCCTGTGCGGCTTTGCCAATTTCTCGTCCATCGCGATCCAGATGGCCGTGACCGGCAGCCTTGCCCCCAACCAGCGGCCGCTGATCGCCAAGCTGGGGCTGAAGGCTCTGGCGGCGGGCGCGCTGTCCAACCTGATGAGCGCGGCGCTGGCCGGGCTGTTCCTGTCGCTGTAA
- a CDS encoding potassium channel family protein codes for MGNNLFLQFAVSSVMVVLCVIVHGFGLFGLTRALRSEANAERLRHIRPLSPRGAAFTLSIVMAIIALHGVEIWAFALVYFAVGAVQGLEPSLYFSTISYSTVGYSDIHITSQWRLIGAFESILGMLLLGWSTSFFFRMLGRIDAH; via the coding sequence ATGGGCAACAATCTGTTCCTGCAATTTGCCGTCTCTTCGGTCATGGTCGTGCTATGCGTGATCGTGCATGGCTTTGGCCTGTTCGGCCTGACCCGCGCGCTGCGCAGCGAGGCCAATGCGGAAAGGTTGCGCCATATCCGCCCGCTCTCGCCGCGCGGGGCGGCCTTTACGCTCTCGATCGTGATGGCGATCATCGCGCTGCACGGGGTTGAAATCTGGGCCTTTGCGCTGGTTTATTTCGCGGTGGGCGCGGTGCAAGGGCTTGAGCCTTCACTCTATTTCTCGACAATCTCCTATTCGACCGTGGGATACAGCGACATTCACATCACCAGCCAATGGCGGCTGATCGGGGCGTTTGAGAGCATATTGGGCATGCTGCTGCTGGGCTGGTCCACCTCGTTCTTTTTCCGCATGCTGGGGCGTATAGACGCGCATTAA
- a CDS encoding glutaminyl-peptide cyclotransferase has translation MTKRVLALLLAVLAPLGPASCGAADAQSARAPKTLMAAAQVLRRLPHDPHAYTEGLFIHGGQLFESTGMEGRSSLRRVDLNSGRVLEQTNLPRPLFGEGIAPWRDQILMLTWRDGLGFRFTRAGFKPIGRFTYLGEGWGMTARPDGAELIMSDGSSTLRFIDPATFRTRRTLSVTADGMGVDMLNELEWVNGEILANVWMTSRIARIDPATGRVKGWIDLTALAREAGATGPDQVANGIAWDAVGKHLYVTGKEWPVMFEIAPPAPAGAHP, from the coding sequence ATGACAAAGCGCGTCCTCGCTCTGCTGCTCGCCGTTCTGGCTCCGCTGGGGCCGGCCTCCTGCGGCGCGGCGGATGCACAGAGCGCGCGCGCGCCCAAAACCCTCATGGCGGCGGCGCAGGTTTTGCGCCGCCTGCCCCATGATCCCCATGCCTATACCGAGGGGCTGTTCATCCATGGTGGACAGCTTTTCGAAAGCACCGGGATGGAGGGGCGCTCCAGCCTGCGCCGCGTCGATCTGAATTCGGGCCGCGTGCTGGAACAGACCAACCTGCCGCGCCCCTTGTTTGGCGAGGGGATTGCGCCATGGCGCGATCAGATCCTGATGCTGACATGGCGCGACGGGCTGGGCTTTCGTTTCACCCGCGCGGGGTTCAAGCCCATCGGCCGCTTTACCTACCTTGGCGAAGGCTGGGGCATGACGGCGCGGCCTGACGGGGCCGAACTGATCATGTCGGACGGCAGCAGCACGCTGCGCTTCATCGACCCCGCCACGTTCCGCACCCGCCGCACGTTGAGCGTCACCGCCGACGGCATGGGGGTGGACATGCTCAACGAACTGGAATGGGTCAATGGCGAGATCCTCGCCAATGTCTGGATGACCAGCCGGATTGCGCGGATTGATCCCGCCACGGGGCGCGTCAAAGGCTGGATCGACCTGACCGCGCTGGCGCGTGAGGCAGGGGCGACCGGGCCGGATCAGGTGGCCAACGGCATTGCATGGGACGCGGTGGGCAAGCATCTTTATGTCACAGGCAAGGAATGGCCGGTGATGTTTGAAATCGCGCCGCCCGCCCCCGCCGGCGCGCATCCTTGA
- the dapD gene encoding 2,3,4,5-tetrahydropyridine-2,6-dicarboxylate N-succinyltransferase has protein sequence MTDFTNLATAIEAAWEARDTVTPASADVRSSVEEAFGLLESGAARVAEKIDGEWVVNQWLKKAVLLSFRLNDNAVVPGGAAGAPAFDKVASKFDGYDDAKFREGGFRVVPGAVARAGSFIGKNVVLMPSFVNIGAYVGEGSMVDTWATVGSCAQIGKGVHLSGGVGIGGVLEPLQAGPVIIEDGAFIGARSEVVEGVIIGEGAVLSMGVFIGASTKIIDRATGEVHIGRVPPYAVVVPGSMPGKPLPDGTPGPSLYCAVIVKTVDAQTRAKTGINELLRD, from the coding sequence ATGACCGACTTTACCAACCTTGCCACCGCCATCGAGGCCGCCTGGGAAGCCCGCGACACCGTGACCCCCGCCAGCGCCGATGTGCGTAGCTCTGTGGAGGAAGCCTTTGGCCTGCTGGAATCGGGCGCGGCGCGCGTGGCGGAAAAGATCGACGGCGAATGGGTGGTCAATCAGTGGCTGAAGAAGGCCGTGCTGCTCTCGTTCCGCCTGAACGACAATGCCGTGGTGCCCGGCGGCGCGGCGGGCGCGCCCGCGTTTGACAAGGTGGCCAGCAAGTTCGACGGCTATGACGATGCCAAGTTCCGCGAAGGCGGCTTCCGCGTGGTGCCCGGCGCGGTGGCGCGCGCGGGCTCGTTCATCGGCAAGAACGTCGTGCTGATGCCCAGCTTCGTCAACATCGGCGCCTATGTGGGCGAAGGCTCGATGGTCGATACCTGGGCCACGGTCGGCTCCTGCGCCCAGATCGGCAAGGGCGTGCACCTGTCGGGCGGCGTGGGCATCGGCGGCGTGCTGGAACCGCTTCAGGCTGGCCCCGTCATCATCGAGGACGGCGCTTTCATCGGCGCGCGCAGCGAAGTGGTTGAAGGCGTCATCATCGGCGAGGGCGCGGTGCTTTCCATGGGCGTGTTCATCGGCGCCAGCACCAAGATCATCGACCGCGCCACGGGCGAAGTCCATATCGGCCGCGTGCCGCCCTATGCGGTGGTCGTGCCCGGCTCGATGCCCGGCAAGCCGCTGCCCGACGGCACGCCCGGCCCCAGCCTCTATTGCGCCGTGATCGTCAAGACCGTGGACGCGCAGACCCGCGCCAAGACCGGCATCAACGAATTGCTGCGCGATTGA